One part of the Cyclobacteriaceae bacterium genome encodes these proteins:
- a CDS encoding DUF2752 domain-containing protein, with amino-acid sequence MAGALATLAIPYFIMLHSHESIEAAQSFCPFKMATGFPCPGCGITKSFVFLYSGDLFKSFSFHLFGPFAFLACIGALIVLPLELVTGREFFQSYLFSKRVAYTLALALGTYHLIRVIHFAYAHSIDEILKQSIWQ; translated from the coding sequence ATGGCCGGTGCACTTGCAACACTGGCTATTCCTTATTTCATTATGCTTCACAGTCACGAATCAATTGAAGCAGCTCAGTCATTTTGTCCTTTTAAAATGGCAACCGGCTTTCCATGCCCGGGGTGTGGCATTACCAAATCATTTGTCTTTTTATATTCGGGTGATCTGTTCAAAAGTTTTTCATTCCATTTGTTTGGCCCCTTCGCATTTTTAGCATGTATCGGAGCGTTAATTGTATTGCCGCTCGAACTTGTTACCGGAAGGGAATTTTTTCAATCGTATTTATTCAGTAAACGAGTTGCCTATACCCTGGCCCTGGCGTTAGGCACCTATCATCTTATACGGGTAATACATTTTGCCTATGCCCACTCGATTGATGAAATCCTTAAACAATCCATCTGGCAGTAA
- a CDS encoding DUF4234 domain-containing protein, whose translation MAQPIPNFKNDPIIVLLLGFITCGLYLIYWNIKAAQVLNAAAEKEVISQPIAIFAGCCLPVNLYFYYLAGKEGLPKVYEKTGETNKDQSTLLLVLGFFVPMVAAMIVQGDINKLYK comes from the coding sequence ATGGCACAACCCATACCTAATTTTAAAAACGATCCCATTATCGTTCTCTTGCTGGGCTTTATTACCTGCGGACTTTACCTGATTTACTGGAACATTAAGGCTGCACAAGTGCTGAATGCCGCAGCAGAGAAGGAAGTTATCTCCCAGCCTATTGCCATCTTTGCCGGTTGCTGCTTACCCGTAAACTTATATTTCTATTACCTGGCAGGTAAGGAAGGGCTTCCTAAGGTTTATGAAAAAACAGGTGAAACAAACAAAGACCAGTCAACATTATTACTGGTGCTTGGATTTTTTGTGCCGATGGTGGCCGCTATGATTGTACAAGGTGATATCAATAAGCTTTACAAATAA
- the recJ gene encoding single-stranded-DNA-specific exonuclease RecJ, giving the protein MEKKWTHKPLPPKEHIETLGKTLNLNPYLTTILLQRGITDLESAKKYFRPSLDQLHDPFLMKDMDRAVERLHRAIVQHEKILIYGDYDVDGTTAVSLVYNYLHRFHEECEIYIPDRNKEGYGISQAGVEWAEENNYTLIIALDCGIKASEMVMLANHKGIDFIICDHHLPDEKIPNAVAVLDPKRKDCNYPYTDLSGCGLGFKLIQAFARKHKREEEVFEFLDLVAVSIASDIVPITGENRILTYYGLKKLNDNPIPGLKALKETTQLRNVLDVSGVVFTLGPRINAAGRVAHGSAAVDLLTARTEQEALERAKAINVNNDLRREFDSNITEEAFAMIEADENLRKAKSTVLFKNTWHKGVIGIVAARCIEKYYRPTVILTESNSKITGSARSVNGFNLYEAMESCSDLLEKFGGHKYAAGLTMQAQNLKAFQERFEEVVAQSITEEMLTPVIEIDVPVLFDKITPRFLNVLKQMAPFGPENQKPLFEASHVYVVSSLSTFKEKHIRFLAGQEGNENVFQAVGFDLAGYYERLADGSLFKVAFTIEENVFNGNTSTQLRIKDIKFDD; this is encoded by the coding sequence ATGGAGAAGAAGTGGACCCATAAACCTCTTCCCCCAAAAGAGCACATTGAAACGTTAGGTAAAACACTTAATCTAAACCCATACCTAACCACTATTTTATTGCAGCGCGGCATCACTGATCTTGAAAGTGCAAAAAAATACTTTCGGCCATCGCTTGATCAGTTGCATGATCCTTTTTTGATGAAAGACATGGATCGCGCTGTTGAGCGCCTGCACCGTGCAATCGTGCAGCACGAGAAAATCCTTATTTATGGCGACTATGATGTCGATGGAACCACAGCTGTTTCGTTAGTGTACAACTACCTGCACAGGTTTCATGAGGAGTGTGAAATATACATTCCCGACAGGAACAAAGAAGGTTATGGGATTTCGCAAGCCGGTGTTGAATGGGCTGAAGAAAATAATTATACACTTATTATCGCGCTCGACTGTGGCATTAAGGCTTCCGAGATGGTGATGTTGGCCAATCACAAAGGCATTGATTTTATTATCTGTGATCATCACTTGCCCGATGAAAAAATCCCGAATGCTGTAGCCGTGTTGGATCCGAAACGAAAGGATTGCAATTATCCTTACACGGACTTAAGCGGGTGTGGTTTAGGCTTTAAGTTGATTCAGGCATTTGCACGTAAGCACAAGCGGGAGGAAGAAGTTTTTGAATTTTTAGACCTGGTTGCAGTAAGCATTGCCTCGGATATTGTACCGATAACCGGAGAGAACCGCATACTTACTTATTATGGGCTGAAGAAGTTGAACGATAATCCTATACCAGGATTGAAAGCCCTTAAGGAAACCACGCAACTACGAAACGTCCTGGATGTATCGGGCGTGGTGTTTACCCTTGGGCCACGCATAAATGCTGCCGGGCGCGTTGCCCACGGCAGCGCTGCTGTTGATTTGTTAACAGCACGTACTGAGCAGGAGGCCTTGGAACGGGCAAAAGCCATTAACGTGAACAACGACCTGCGCAGGGAGTTTGACAGCAACATAACCGAAGAAGCGTTTGCTATGATCGAGGCCGATGAGAATCTTCGGAAAGCAAAATCAACGGTGTTGTTTAAAAACACATGGCATAAAGGTGTAATTGGCATAGTTGCTGCTCGTTGCATTGAAAAGTATTACCGGCCCACCGTGATCTTAACAGAATCAAACAGCAAAATAACCGGCTCGGCACGCAGCGTTAATGGTTTTAACTTGTACGAGGCCATGGAAAGTTGCAGCGATTTACTCGAGAAATTTGGTGGCCATAAATATGCTGCAGGTTTAACCATGCAAGCCCAAAATCTCAAAGCTTTTCAGGAGCGATTTGAAGAGGTGGTGGCGCAATCAATTACAGAAGAAATGCTTACACCGGTTATTGAAATAGACGTGCCGGTTTTGTTTGATAAGATTACCCCAAGGTTTTTGAACGTCTTAAAACAAATGGCTCCATTTGGTCCTGAAAACCAAAAGCCCCTTTTCGAAGCAAGCCACGTATACGTGGTCAGCTCGCTCTCAACTTTTAAGGAAAAGCACATCAGGTTTTTGGCAGGCCAGGAGGGAAACGAAAATGTATTTCAGGCTGTAGGCTTCGACCTTGCCGGATACTACGAACGTTTGGCTGATGGAAGTCTTTTTAAGGTAGCATTTACCATAGAGGAAAATGTATTTAACGGAAATACCAGCACACAACTGCGGATAAAAGACATAAAGTTTGATGACTAA
- a CDS encoding GH3 auxin-responsive promoter family protein: MGLLNSILTWVMKKRIHQIELFMKYPHEVQDELFRKLIQTAKGTTFGKQYDFGSIGTYGMFRERVPIHSYENLFPYIERQMRGEQNVLWPSEIKWFSKSSGTTNARSKFIPVSQEALEDCHFKGGKDLISIFVNNYPNTKIFDGKGLAVGGSHQVNEHDPSASSYYGDVSAVIMQNLPVWAEFIRTPRLETALMSNWEEKIEKLARETAQQNVTNIAGVPTWTILLIQRVVELTAKANIKEVWPNLEVFFHGAVSFKPYRALFRELIPDPSMIYWEIYNASEGFFGIQDTRDSEEMLLMLDYGIFYEFIPMDELDKEHPKALRLSEVELGKNYAMVISTNAGLWRYSIGDTIKFTSLLPYRIKISGRTRHYINAFGEEVIVENAEAAITKACEATGAIMENFTAGPVFLEANKKGGHEWIIEFKATPNDMAEFTHILDSALRQVNSDYDAKRSHDLALVAPKIHSVKPGTFYNWMKNRGKLGGQNKVPRLSNTREYVEDILKMVNA; encoded by the coding sequence ATGGGATTGCTGAACTCGATATTGACGTGGGTGATGAAAAAGCGCATTCACCAGATTGAGCTTTTCATGAAATATCCGCACGAAGTGCAGGATGAACTTTTCAGGAAGCTCATTCAAACGGCAAAAGGAACAACATTTGGCAAACAATACGATTTTGGCTCGATTGGAACTTACGGTATGTTCCGCGAACGAGTTCCCATCCACTCTTATGAAAACCTGTTTCCTTACATCGAACGGCAAATGCGTGGCGAACAGAATGTTTTGTGGCCATCGGAAATAAAATGGTTTTCGAAATCATCGGGCACCACCAACGCGCGAAGTAAATTTATTCCAGTATCACAGGAAGCACTGGAAGACTGCCATTTTAAAGGCGGAAAAGACCTGATCTCTATTTTTGTAAACAATTATCCCAACACTAAAATTTTTGACGGCAAGGGGCTGGCCGTGGGAGGAAGCCACCAGGTAAACGAACACGACCCTTCTGCCTCTTCGTATTATGGCGATGTATCAGCCGTTATCATGCAAAACCTGCCGGTATGGGCTGAGTTTATCCGCACCCCCCGGCTAGAAACAGCTCTGATGAGCAACTGGGAAGAAAAAATTGAAAAGCTTGCCCGGGAAACGGCACAACAAAATGTAACCAATATTGCCGGTGTGCCCACCTGGACAATCCTGCTCATTCAACGGGTTGTAGAATTAACCGCAAAAGCCAACATCAAGGAAGTATGGCCAAACCTTGAAGTATTTTTTCACGGTGCCGTTTCGTTTAAACCATACCGTGCCTTGTTTCGTGAATTGATCCCCGATCCGTCCATGATCTATTGGGAAATCTACAATGCCAGTGAAGGTTTTTTTGGCATTCAGGATACGCGCGATTCGGAAGAAATGTTGCTCATGCTTGACTACGGGATTTTTTATGAGTTTATCCCGATGGATGAATTGGATAAGGAACACCCAAAAGCATTGCGCCTCAGCGAAGTTGAGCTAGGAAAAAATTATGCAATGGTTATCAGCACCAATGCGGGCTTATGGCGATACAGCATTGGCGATACCATTAAGTTTACATCCCTGTTGCCCTACCGGATAAAAATTTCAGGACGAACAAGGCATTATATTAATGCATTTGGCGAAGAGGTAATTGTTGAAAATGCAGAGGCAGCCATTACGAAAGCCTGTGAAGCAACAGGCGCTATTATGGAAAATTTTACAGCCGGCCCTGTGTTTCTGGAGGCAAATAAAAAGGGTGGGCATGAATGGATTATTGAATTTAAGGCCACACCAAACGATATGGCCGAGTTTACGCACATTCTTGATTCAGCCCTTCGACAAGTGAACAGTGACTATGATGCCAAACGCTCGCACGACCTGGCCCTGGTGGCCCCGAAAATCCATAGCGTGAAACCCGGAACATTTTACAACTGGATGAAGAACCGGGGTAAACTGGGTGGGCAAAATAAAGTGCCAAGGCTATCCAACACACGCGAGTATGTGGAGGATATTTTGAAGATGGTTAATGCATAA
- a CDS encoding PD40 domain-containing protein encodes MLVIGCSVEKKATKAFMRGEYQNAINLFNKSKPKEPAKANYFVGESYRLSNRIKEAETYYAKAGGAGVDKDSVQFYYAQSLKANTKYNDSRKQLEELIKRTSNEKLKDRAQVELNGLASLEKLRERGSYYKVRNLELLNTPASEYAPAYLNNELYFTSSRGNGKIYEAEGKPFTALFKVATRGANVDVTTIQPLPQGINDDLRNVGCATFTPDGRTMVFAMGNTRKKKGGADVDLYLSRFRNGVWGEPQRLNINTQFKDEYDAVARHNSWDSSPAFAPDGRTLYFASNRPGGYGGIDLYSAQMDSRGRFSRVRNLGPEINTAGNELFPYVSEDGKLYFASDGHPGFGGLDLFVVKRASGKTTIENLGEPMNSPADDFGIFLFRPDRGFFTSNREGGKGDDDIYTFVNEDPNLKVVNYFLAGVTYTPITDSTLQILPNVRVSLVDMQGDVMQDYVTGNDGKFLFRVYENEDYNLIGETDGYLVKRQLYTTKGKSVDPATLKDLVTNITLDTLMILDKIEINKIFRLENIYFDFDKYDIRADAAKELDKLVQLLIDNPEIKIEMGSHTDSIGSLVYNYELSKNRAESTVKYLISKGIAPDRLVAKGYGEEVPIARNTNPDGTDNPEGRARNRRTEFKILEVGVMPKPLSDDEFDEDKYFKKGTELKRNN; translated from the coding sequence ATGCTCGTAATCGGCTGTAGCGTGGAGAAAAAGGCCACCAAGGCCTTTATGCGAGGTGAGTACCAAAACGCCATCAACCTTTTCAACAAAAGCAAGCCGAAAGAACCAGCCAAGGCCAATTATTTCGTTGGTGAATCCTACCGGCTTTCTAACCGCATAAAAGAAGCTGAAACCTATTATGCCAAAGCCGGTGGTGCCGGTGTTGATAAAGATTCTGTTCAATTTTACTACGCCCAATCGCTCAAGGCCAACACAAAATACAACGACTCACGCAAGCAGTTGGAAGAACTGATCAAGCGCACTTCAAACGAAAAACTTAAGGATCGGGCACAAGTTGAACTCAATGGTTTAGCCTCGCTTGAAAAATTACGCGAAAGGGGAAGTTATTATAAAGTCAGGAACCTGGAACTGTTAAATACGCCTGCAAGCGAATATGCGCCTGCTTACTTAAACAACGAATTGTATTTTACATCATCCCGTGGCAACGGTAAAATCTACGAAGCCGAAGGCAAGCCGTTCACCGCGCTCTTTAAGGTAGCCACACGCGGTGCCAATGTTGACGTAACAACCATCCAGCCTTTGCCGCAAGGTATTAACGATGATTTACGAAATGTGGGCTGCGCTACCTTTACGCCCGATGGCCGTACCATGGTATTTGCCATGGGCAACACCCGTAAGAAAAAGGGCGGAGCAGATGTAGACCTTTACTTGTCACGTTTCAGAAATGGCGTATGGGGAGAACCTCAACGCTTAAACATCAATACCCAATTTAAAGACGAGTACGATGCGGTGGCACGCCACAACAGCTGGGATTCCTCACCGGCTTTTGCGCCCGATGGCCGCACACTTTACTTTGCCTCTAATCGGCCGGGCGGATATGGCGGCATCGATTTATATTCCGCACAAATGGATTCGCGCGGCAGGTTTTCACGCGTAAGGAATCTTGGCCCTGAAATTAACACAGCAGGCAATGAATTGTTCCCTTATGTGTCGGAAGACGGTAAACTTTATTTTGCATCCGATGGGCACCCGGGTTTTGGCGGGCTCGATTTGTTTGTAGTGAAACGCGCCAGCGGCAAAACAACAATCGAAAACTTAGGTGAACCGATGAACTCACCGGCCGATGATTTTGGAATATTTTTATTCCGTCCTGATCGTGGCTTCTTTACCTCCAACCGTGAGGGTGGAAAAGGAGATGACGATATCTATACTTTTGTAAACGAAGACCCCAACCTGAAGGTAGTGAACTACTTCCTGGCGGGTGTTACCTATACCCCGATTACCGACAGCACCTTACAGATTTTACCAAATGTCAGGGTTTCGCTTGTCGACATGCAAGGTGATGTTATGCAGGATTATGTTACCGGCAACGATGGTAAGTTTTTATTTCGTGTGTATGAAAACGAAGATTATAATTTGATTGGTGAAACGGACGGCTACCTGGTAAAGCGCCAGCTTTATACAACCAAAGGCAAATCGGTTGATCCGGCAACACTAAAAGACTTAGTTACCAACATTACGCTGGATACCTTGATGATCCTCGATAAAATCGAGATCAACAAAATATTCAGGCTGGAAAATATTTATTTCGATTTTGACAAGTATGACATTCGTGCGGATGCCGCAAAAGAACTTGATAAACTTGTTCAGCTTTTGATTGATAACCCCGAGATAAAAATTGAAATGGGTTCGCACACCGACAGTATAGGTTCACTGGTTTACAACTACGAGCTTTCTAAGAACCGCGCAGAGTCTACTGTGAAATACCTTATTTCAAAAGGCATTGCCCCCGACCGTTTGGTGGCAAAAGGCTATGGTGAAGAAGTGCCGATTGCACGCAACACCAACCCCGATGGTACCGATAACCCGGAAGGCCGCGCGCGAAACCGGAGAACAGAATTTAAAATTCTCGAAGTAGGTGTAATGCCCAAACCCCTCAGCGATGACGAGTTTGACGAAGACAAGTATTTCAAGAAGGGCACAGAGTTGAAGCGAAATAATTAG
- the lptB gene encoding LPS export ABC transporter ATP-binding protein encodes MILRAESLVKKYKSRTVVDHVSVQVGQGEIVGLLGPNGAGKTTSFYMIVGLIKPNEGQIFLDQEDITALPMYQRARKGIGYLAQEASVFRKLTVEENIMSVLEMRPFTKQQRMQKVDELIDEFSLHKVRKNLGMSLSGGERRRTEIARALAVDPHFVLLDEPFAGVDPIAVEEIQSIVAKLKRKNIGILITDHNVDETLSITDRAYLMVDGKLFKSGTAEELASDPQVRKVYLGQNFELRRAKVVTQNTDTWTDEA; translated from the coding sequence ATGATCCTTCGGGCGGAAAGCCTGGTAAAAAAATATAAAAGCCGAACGGTGGTTGACCACGTTTCGGTGCAGGTTGGACAAGGCGAAATTGTAGGCTTGCTCGGGCCTAACGGTGCCGGTAAAACAACATCGTTTTATATGATTGTTGGGTTGATAAAGCCGAACGAAGGACAAATATTCTTAGACCAGGAAGACATTACCGCACTGCCCATGTACCAACGCGCCCGCAAAGGTATTGGTTACCTGGCGCAAGAGGCATCGGTGTTCAGAAAGTTAACCGTTGAAGAAAACATCATGTCGGTGTTGGAGATGCGGCCATTCACCAAACAGCAACGCATGCAAAAAGTGGACGAGCTCATTGACGAGTTTAGTTTGCATAAGGTTAGAAAAAACCTGGGCATGTCCTTATCGGGAGGTGAACGAAGAAGGACCGAGATTGCCCGTGCACTCGCAGTTGATCCCCACTTTGTATTGCTCGATGAGCCCTTTGCGGGGGTTGACCCTATTGCTGTTGAAGAGATTCAATCCATTGTTGCGAAATTGAAGCGCAAGAACATCGGCATATTGATTACCGACCACAACGTAGACGAAACACTTTCCATTACCGATCGTGCCTACCTGATGGTTGATGGCAAACTTTTCAAATCCGGAACAGCGGAAGAACTCGCCAGCGACCCCCAGGTGCGCAAGGTATATCTAGGCCAGAATTTTGAACTGCGCAGGGCCAAGGTAGTAACGCAAAACACCGATACCTGGACAGACGAAGCCTGA
- the fumC gene encoding class II fumarate hydratase — protein sequence MSYRIEHDTMGEVKVPSDKYWGAQTERSRNNFKIGPEASMPKEIIYAFAYLKKAAAMANHELGVLSAEKKDLIGKACDEILAGKLDGEFPLVIWQTGSGTQSNMNVNEVIAYRAHVISGGKLADEKKVLHPNDDVNKSQSSNDTFPTAMHIAAYKLVVEVTLPGMKKLRDTLAKKSAAYKDIVKTGRTHFMDATPLTLGQEFSGYVQQLDNSIRAINNALEMVRELALGGTAVGTGLNAPKDYDVLVAKMIAELTGYPFITAPNKFEALAAHDAMVELSGALKRASVALMKVANDIRMLSSGPRCGIGEIIIPDNEPGSSIMPGKVNPTQPEALTMVCAQVMGNDVAVSIGGATGHFELNVFKPVIAANVLQSARLLGDACVSFNDKCAEGIEPNNPVIKQHLENSLMLVTALNTHIGYENSAKIAKKAHKENKTLREAAIELGLLTSEQFDAWVQPGKMVGTL from the coding sequence ATGAGTTACCGCATTGAACATGACACCATGGGCGAAGTAAAAGTACCGTCCGATAAATACTGGGGAGCCCAAACCGAACGCTCGCGCAACAACTTTAAAATCGGTCCTGAGGCCAGCATGCCCAAAGAAATTATCTATGCTTTTGCCTATTTAAAAAAGGCAGCAGCTATGGCGAATCATGAACTCGGGGTTTTATCAGCTGAAAAAAAAGATCTCATCGGCAAGGCTTGCGATGAAATTCTTGCCGGTAAACTGGACGGAGAGTTTCCACTAGTCATCTGGCAAACCGGTTCGGGAACACAAAGCAACATGAATGTAAATGAGGTGATCGCTTACCGTGCGCACGTTATCAGCGGAGGCAAACTAGCGGACGAGAAAAAAGTTCTGCACCCGAATGATGATGTGAACAAATCGCAATCATCAAATGATACCTTCCCTACCGCCATGCACATTGCTGCCTACAAGCTGGTGGTGGAAGTTACGTTGCCGGGCATGAAAAAACTAAGGGATACACTGGCCAAAAAATCTGCCGCATATAAAGACATTGTAAAAACCGGGCGCACTCATTTCATGGACGCTACCCCGCTTACCCTGGGCCAGGAATTTTCGGGTTACGTACAACAACTCGACAACAGCATAAGGGCCATTAACAATGCGTTGGAAATGGTACGTGAACTGGCGCTTGGTGGAACGGCAGTAGGTACTGGATTGAATGCACCAAAAGATTACGATGTTTTGGTAGCAAAAATGATTGCTGAGTTAACGGGATATCCTTTTATAACCGCTCCAAACAAATTTGAAGCACTGGCCGCGCACGATGCTATGGTTGAACTTTCCGGAGCCTTAAAGCGTGCATCGGTAGCGTTGATGAAAGTTGCCAATGACATTCGCATGCTCAGTTCAGGCCCCCGTTGCGGCATTGGCGAAATAATTATACCCGATAACGAACCGGGTTCATCCATTATGCCGGGCAAGGTAAACCCTACACAGCCCGAGGCATTAACCATGGTGTGTGCACAGGTAATGGGTAACGATGTGGCCGTTTCCATCGGAGGCGCTACAGGCCATTTTGAACTGAATGTTTTCAAGCCGGTTATCGCTGCCAATGTACTTCAATCGGCACGGTTGCTGGGCGATGCATGTGTATCGTTTAATGACAAATGTGCAGAAGGTATTGAGCCCAACAACCCCGTAATCAAACAGCACCTTGAAAATTCACTGATGCTGGTAACAGCATTGAACACGCATATCGGCTATGAAAATTCAGCTAAGATTGCCAAGAAAGCCCATAAGGAAAACAAGACCTTGCGCGAGGCAGCTATCGAATTGGGCCTGCTCACATCCGAGCAGTTTGATGCGTGGGTACAGCCTGGTAAAATGGTCGGAACCCTCTGA
- a CDS encoding PepSY domain-containing protein: MKETKEIARSTRSHRKLHRLFGSALVAFFFIVAITGLMLGWKKHSGGLILPKTEKGTSPDLKTWLSYDSLHTLARKALLENFNDERSARLDRIDARPDKGIVKFVFKDHFTEIQLDGATGKVLAVNQRTSDIIEQIHDGSILDFLFDTSNGQIKLIYTTLLGSGLFLLSFTGFWLWYNPKRIRKQKNTIT; this comes from the coding sequence ATGAAAGAAACAAAAGAAATAGCCCGATCAACCAGAAGCCACAGAAAACTTCATCGTTTGTTCGGATCGGCATTGGTTGCATTTTTTTTCATTGTGGCAATAACCGGCTTAATGTTAGGTTGGAAGAAGCATTCAGGTGGTTTGATCCTGCCAAAAACAGAAAAGGGCACATCACCCGATTTAAAAACCTGGCTGAGTTATGATTCATTGCATACGTTGGCCCGAAAAGCGTTACTTGAAAACTTTAACGATGAACGGTCAGCCCGATTGGACAGGATTGATGCGCGCCCCGACAAGGGCATTGTAAAGTTTGTATTTAAAGATCACTTCACCGAAATACAACTTGATGGTGCAACCGGAAAAGTGCTGGCTGTAAACCAACGCACTTCTGATATTATTGAACAAATTCACGATGGTTCTATCCTGGACTTTCTCTTCGACACCTCCAACGGCCAGATCAAACTAATCTATACTACCCTATTGGGCAGTGGGTTGTTTTTGCTATCATTCACGGGCTTTTGGTTGTGGTATAACCCCAAAAGAATCAGGAAACAAAAAAATACCATTACCTGA
- a CDS encoding Ezrin/radixin/moesin family protein: MALLFAGTQTFAQLSKQEKKEWKKKAKEYAKSPANLKQFTEDKQSADNQVATLNRRVTDLQKSMSDKDARIAELEDQLSQMRGQLSAARAEIAQLKENPKINPMDFSRGVVFRVQVGAFKNKDLQKYFDNNPNFGGEAKDSEPQRITIGIFRDYWEADQFKKYMREMGVKDAWIVPYRDGQRTEIKEVLEGVTAEKPKTE, from the coding sequence ATGGCTTTACTTTTTGCGGGCACGCAAACTTTCGCCCAGCTCTCCAAGCAGGAAAAAAAGGAGTGGAAGAAAAAAGCCAAGGAATACGCCAAAAGCCCCGCTAACCTTAAACAGTTTACGGAGGATAAACAAAGTGCTGACAACCAGGTTGCCACACTTAACAGGCGCGTAACCGATTTGCAAAAAAGCATGAGCGACAAAGATGCGCGCATTGCTGAACTGGAAGATCAACTTTCGCAAATGCGTGGCCAACTATCTGCAGCACGAGCAGAAATTGCCCAGCTTAAAGAAAATCCGAAAATCAACCCGATGGATTTTTCAAGAGGTGTTGTGTTTCGAGTGCAGGTGGGTGCGTTCAAAAATAAGGATCTTCAGAAATACTTCGATAACAATCCAAACTTTGGTGGCGAGGCTAAGGATAGCGAACCTCAGCGTATTACCATTGGTATTTTCCGCGACTATTGGGAGGCTGACCAGTTCAAGAAATATATGCGTGAAATGGGCGTGAAAGATGCCTGGATTGTGCCCTACCGCGATGGCCAGCGCACAGAAATTAAAGAGGTTTTGGAGGGTGTAACGGCCGAAAAGCCAAAGACAGAGTAG
- a CDS encoding (Fe-S)-binding protein: MNVPTLAELTAKGETPEILFWVGCAGSFDDRYKRVTKAFVKILNAVDVKFAVLGTEETCTGDPARRAGNEFLFQMQAMNNIQVLNGYGVKKIVTACPHCFNTIKNEYPELGGNYEVIHHATFLQELIASGKIKMAEGQSFKGKKITYHDSCYLGRANNIYEAPREVLEALDADLVEMKRCRTTGLCCGAGGAQMFKDAESGKKEINTERTEEALATGATTIAVACPFCLTMMTDGVKTKEREADVKVKDLAELIAEAKGL, translated from the coding sequence ATGAACGTACCTACACTTGCTGAGCTTACCGCGAAAGGAGAAACACCTGAAATACTTTTTTGGGTTGGATGTGCCGGATCGTTTGACGATCGGTACAAACGCGTTACCAAAGCCTTTGTGAAAATATTAAATGCCGTAGACGTAAAGTTTGCTGTACTGGGTACAGAAGAAACATGCACGGGAGATCCGGCCAGGCGTGCCGGCAATGAATTTCTTTTTCAGATGCAGGCCATGAATAATATTCAGGTGTTAAATGGATACGGAGTAAAGAAAATCGTAACAGCCTGCCCCCATTGCTTCAATACAATAAAAAATGAATACCCCGAACTTGGTGGCAACTATGAAGTGATTCATCACGCCACATTTCTTCAGGAATTAATTGCATCTGGAAAAATAAAAATGGCGGAAGGACAATCCTTCAAAGGAAAGAAAATCACCTATCATGATTCCTGCTATTTGGGGCGCGCCAATAATATTTATGAGGCCCCGCGTGAAGTGCTGGAGGCACTGGATGCTGACCTGGTGGAAATGAAACGCTGTCGCACAACCGGACTGTGTTGTGGAGCAGGAGGAGCGCAGATGTTTAAGGATGCAGAAAGCGGAAAGAAAGAAATTAACACTGAGCGCACCGAAGAAGCCCTCGCAACAGGTGCTACCACCATCGCTGTTGCCTGTCCTTTCTGCCTGACTATGATGACAGATGGTGTTAAGACGAAGGAGCGGGAAGCCGATGTTAAAGTAAAAGATCTGGCCGAACTTATCGCGGAGGCGAAAGGTTTATAG